Proteins found in one Erythrobacter sp. KY5 genomic segment:
- the rplK gene encoding 50S ribosomal protein L11, giving the protein MAKKIEGYIKLQVPAGTANPSPPIGPALGQRGVNIMEFCKAFNAATQDLEKNAPIPTTITVYADRSFTFTYKSPPASYMLKKAAKLKSGSSEPGKTSAGTIKQSQVKEIAEAKMADLNANDIDQAMKIIEGSARSMGLDVVEG; this is encoded by the coding sequence ATGGCCAAGAAAATCGAAGGCTATATCAAGCTGCAGGTGCCCGCGGGCACTGCAAACCCTTCACCCCCGATCGGCCCGGCTCTGGGTCAGCGCGGCGTCAACATCATGGAATTCTGCAAGGCGTTCAACGCCGCGACGCAGGACCTTGAGAAGAACGCCCCGATCCCGACCACGATCACCGTCTACGCGGACCGTTCGTTCACCTTTACCTACAAGAGCCCGCCGGCGAGCTACATGCTCAAGAAGGCTGCCAAGCTGAAGTCGGGTTCGAGCGAACCGGGCAAGACCTCTGCCGGCACCATCAAGCAGAGCCAGGTCAAGGAAATCGCGGAAGCGAAGATGGCCGACCTCAATGCAAACGATATCGACCAGGCCATGAAGATCATCGAAGGCTCCGCGCGTTCGATGGGCCTCGACGTGGTGGAGGGCTGA
- the rplA gene encoding 50S ribosomal protein L1 has protein sequence MAKMTKKQKAAAELDREKLYSVDEAIATLREHKAKFDETVEISMNLGVDPRHADQMVRGMVSLPSGTGKDVKVAVFARGDNAEKATAAGADKVGAEDLMEEMQNGDLDYDRVIATPDMMGVVGRLGKILGPKGLMPNPKLGTVTPNVEQAVKDAKGGQVEFRVEKMGIIHSGIGKLSFDDDALKANFKAITDAIVKAKPSGAKGKYVRKISLTSTMGPGLKIDMSEVEGA, from the coding sequence ATGGCGAAAATGACCAAGAAGCAGAAGGCCGCTGCCGAGCTGGACCGTGAAAAGCTCTACTCGGTGGACGAAGCCATCGCGACCCTGCGTGAGCACAAGGCCAAGTTCGACGAGACCGTCGAAATCTCGATGAACCTCGGCGTCGATCCGCGCCACGCAGACCAGATGGTCCGCGGCATGGTTTCGCTGCCTTCGGGCACCGGCAAGGACGTCAAGGTTGCAGTCTTCGCACGCGGCGACAACGCCGAAAAGGCCACCGCTGCGGGCGCTGACAAGGTTGGTGCTGAAGATCTCATGGAAGAGATGCAGAACGGCGATCTCGACTATGACCGCGTGATCGCAACGCCCGACATGATGGGCGTCGTTGGCCGCCTCGGTAAGATCCTCGGCCCCAAGGGCCTGATGCCGAACCCGAAGCTGGGCACCGTCACTCCGAACGTGGAGCAGGCCGTCAAGGACGCCAAGGGCGGCCAGGTCGAATTCCGCGTCGAGAAGATGGGCATCATCCATTCCGGCATCGGCAAGCTGTCGTTCGACGACGATGCGCTGAAGGCCAACTTCAAGGCGATCACCGACGCAATCGTGAAAGCGAAGCCGTCGGGCGCCAAGGGCAAGTATGTCCGCAAGATCTCGCTGACCTCGACCATGGGTCCGGGTCTGAAGATCGACATGAGCGAAGTTGAGGGCGCGTAA
- a CDS encoding GNAT family N-acetyltransferase produces MSETAAIDFTIGSRRLLSVGRELATWSFSLEDVLADAPALDPPVPGRDGLRVLSAPVSAIGAITARFPRHLVGGRQDYRRHYIDMSGSYDDYLARFSGKTRSTLRRKGRKLAKEAGEYEITEHRTPAEVEAFLNAALPLSAKTYQARLLDAGLPDSDQSRTQMLRAAQEGRMRCFLLSIGGAAVAYLSLPITSRTLVYEHLGYDPDFARLSPGTVLQLEALQRLFAEERFDYFDFTEGEGAHKAMFGTDHADCASFVLLDPTLANRALLGARAGFDGAVSGAKALATRTGALAKMRAALKA; encoded by the coding sequence ATGAGCGAGACCGCCGCGATCGACTTTACCATCGGCTCGCGCCGCCTGCTGTCGGTGGGCCGAGAGCTCGCCACTTGGAGCTTCAGTCTCGAAGACGTGCTCGCTGATGCACCCGCCCTTGATCCGCCAGTGCCGGGACGCGACGGATTGCGTGTGCTGTCTGCGCCTGTGTCCGCGATCGGGGCGATCACCGCCCGCTTCCCGCGCCACCTCGTAGGCGGTCGGCAGGATTACCGGCGCCACTACATCGATATGAGCGGCAGCTACGATGATTACCTTGCGCGCTTCTCGGGCAAGACCCGTTCGACCTTGCGTCGCAAGGGCCGCAAGCTTGCCAAGGAGGCAGGCGAATACGAGATCACCGAGCACCGCACCCCGGCAGAGGTCGAAGCGTTTCTGAATGCCGCCCTGCCCCTGTCGGCCAAGACCTATCAGGCACGTCTTCTGGACGCAGGCCTGCCCGACAGCGATCAGAGCCGCACCCAAATGCTTCGCGCTGCGCAGGAGGGCCGGATGCGCTGCTTTCTGCTCAGCATCGGCGGGGCCGCCGTCGCCTATCTTTCGCTTCCGATCACCAGCCGCACACTTGTCTATGAGCATCTCGGTTACGATCCCGACTTCGCCCGCCTGTCGCCCGGCACCGTCCTCCAACTCGAAGCGCTCCAGCGGCTGTTTGCCGAGGAGCGCTTTGACTATTTCGATTTCACCGAGGGCGAAGGGGCGCACAAGGCGATGTTCGGCACCGATCATGCCGACTGCGCAAGCTTCGTGTTGCTCGACCCGACGCTCGCCAATCGCGCGCTGCTGGGCGCGCGGGCAGGCTTCGATGGCGCGGTCAGTGGGGCCAAGGCCCTTGCGACGCGGACAGGTGCGCTCGCAAAGATGCGCGCCGCTCTCAAGGCCTGA
- a CDS encoding polysaccharide deacetylase family protein yields the protein MTCVYITIDTEYSSGLVRDLSAAGRKDNFARSVTCQTPDGPAGITHKLDLFERYGIRAVFFVDPMPALVWGVAAIEDVVAPILEAGQDVQLHCHTEWLALAGEANPLSSKRTGQNLFDFFLEEQTEILDYARRTLVAAGAPKPVAFRAGNYGADDNTLRALASLDLAYDTSHCPALSTGASRISLGPQVRDPIEHEGVIEVPVGSIATLGKGQRHAQITALSLFEMRAAIRHARDSGRESFTLVTHSFELINRRKLAINHIVRRRFEGLCKSLSTMKGVSTGTYRDDPPRVAAHTASTPLPANPLRTGHRYAEQLVSNTLYGAL from the coding sequence ATGACGTGCGTCTATATCACCATCGACACCGAGTATTCCTCGGGACTTGTCAGAGACCTTTCGGCAGCCGGGCGAAAGGACAATTTCGCGCGCTCGGTCACGTGCCAGACGCCCGATGGCCCTGCCGGCATCACGCACAAGCTCGACCTTTTCGAGCGCTACGGGATCAGGGCTGTGTTCTTTGTCGATCCCATGCCCGCCCTCGTCTGGGGTGTGGCCGCGATCGAGGACGTGGTCGCGCCAATTCTTGAAGCAGGCCAGGACGTTCAGCTTCATTGCCACACCGAATGGCTCGCGCTCGCTGGCGAGGCGAACCCGCTCTCCTCGAAGCGGACGGGGCAAAACCTGTTCGACTTTTTCCTGGAAGAGCAGACCGAGATCCTCGATTATGCACGCCGGACCCTTGTGGCGGCAGGCGCGCCCAAACCGGTCGCGTTTCGGGCCGGCAATTACGGCGCGGACGACAACACCTTGCGCGCGCTCGCCAGCCTTGACCTCGCCTACGACACCAGCCATTGCCCCGCGCTGTCCACCGGCGCGAGCCGCATCTCGCTCGGCCCGCAAGTGCGCGATCCGATTGAGCATGAGGGCGTGATCGAGGTCCCGGTCGGCAGTATCGCGACGCTCGGCAAGGGACAGCGCCACGCTCAGATCACCGCTCTCAGCCTGTTCGAAATGCGCGCTGCGATCCGTCACGCAAGAGACAGCGGCCGCGAGAGCTTTACGCTGGTCACGCACAGCTTCGAGCTTATCAATCGCCGCAAGCTGGCGATCAATCATATCGTGCGCCGCCGGTTCGAGGGGTTGTGCAAGTCGCTCTCCACAATGAAGGGCGTCTCCACCGGCACTTACCGCGACGATCCGCCGCGCGTCGCTGCGCATACCGCCAGCACGCCGCTCCCTGCCAATCCGTTGCGCACCGGCCACCGATATGCCGAGCAGCTGGTCTCGAACACGCTTTACGGAGCGTTGTGA
- a CDS encoding molybdopterin-binding protein, with translation MNSPDKIWTAGLVIIGDEILSGRTHDKNIAQVASWLQVQGIRLAEVRVVADDEDRIVDAVNALRAGNDYLFTTGGIGPTHDDITVDAVAKALGVEVVIHPEARALLERYYADKGGLNAGRLRMARVPDGSELIPNRMSGAPGIRRGNVILMAGVPHITAGMLDALTGQLEGGAPLLSETVGCWIAESEVAHLLREVEEAHENCQIGSYPFFREGRVGANFVIRSTSEEDLKSCVDTLTDGLATNGYDFTPGGI, from the coding sequence ATGAATTCCCCGGACAAGATCTGGACCGCTGGCCTCGTCATTATCGGTGACGAGATCCTCTCGGGCCGCACTCACGACAAGAACATCGCTCAGGTTGCAAGCTGGCTTCAGGTGCAGGGCATTCGCCTTGCCGAAGTGCGCGTGGTGGCTGACGATGAAGACCGCATTGTCGATGCGGTCAACGCTTTGCGTGCGGGCAATGACTACCTGTTCACCACTGGCGGGATCGGGCCGACGCACGATGACATCACCGTCGATGCCGTTGCGAAGGCACTGGGCGTCGAGGTCGTCATTCATCCCGAAGCGCGCGCCTTGCTCGAACGCTATTACGCCGACAAGGGCGGCCTCAACGCAGGGCGTCTTCGCATGGCCCGTGTCCCCGACGGGTCCGAACTCATCCCCAACCGCATGTCAGGCGCGCCCGGCATCCGCCGCGGCAATGTCATCCTGATGGCGGGCGTTCCGCACATCACTGCCGGAATGCTCGATGCTCTGACAGGCCAGCTTGAAGGCGGCGCGCCGCTCTTGTCTGAGACGGTCGGCTGCTGGATCGCGGAAAGCGAGGTCGCACACCTGCTGCGCGAGGTCGAAGAAGCGCATGAGAACTGCCAGATCGGCTCCTACCCTTTCTTTCGCGAAGGCAGGGTTGGCGCGAACTTCGTGATCCGTTCGACCAGCGAGGAAGACCTGAAGAGCTGTGTCGATACGCTGACCGATGGTCTTGCCACCAATGGTTACGATTTCACCCCGGGCGGCATCTGA
- a CDS encoding NAD(P)/FAD-dependent oxidoreductase: protein MLATPPDFDVLIVGAGISGIGMAAHMQMKAPHHSYAIVERRANLGGTWDLFRYPGIRSDSDMHTLGYDFEPWRHEKSIADAPAILDYLNTIVDERGIREKIRFGHKVISANFREDEARWHVEMELEDGSRTHLTANFLYLGSGYYDYDEPHDAGFKLDDFEGQVIHPQFWPEDLDYTGKKVVVIGSGATAVTIVPSMADKAAKVTMLQRTPTWMFARPAKDRIANFLRKILPDSVAYSITRFKNIRMQDYAFKTARNKPQKVKDALYKGIEKALGPDYDRASFTPPYNPWEQRLCLVPDDDLFEAMKAGKAEVVTGHIDKFEANGVRLKSGELLEADIIVTATGLKLAIAGKIAISVNGEPVDFSQRYYYKGCMYSNLPNLAVVFGYINASWTLRADINSDYVCRVLKEMCARGVDIANPVLTPEMEANIEEEDIFAGFSSGYLDRAKDINPKNSTEYPWRLNQEYVLDRKRMASDPVADGILTFSKAGANAKAPAEQLEAAE from the coding sequence ATGCTAGCAACACCACCAGACTTCGACGTCCTGATCGTCGGCGCCGGCATTTCCGGCATCGGCATGGCGGCGCACATGCAGATGAAGGCACCGCACCATTCCTACGCCATCGTCGAACGCCGCGCCAATCTGGGCGGCACGTGGGATCTGTTCCGCTATCCCGGCATCCGGTCAGACAGCGATATGCACACGCTGGGCTATGATTTCGAACCATGGCGGCACGAGAAAAGCATCGCCGATGCACCGGCCATTCTCGACTATCTCAACACAATCGTCGATGAGCGCGGCATCCGCGAAAAGATCCGGTTCGGCCACAAGGTCATCAGCGCCAATTTTCGCGAAGACGAAGCGCGCTGGCATGTAGAGATGGAGCTGGAAGACGGCTCGCGCACGCACCTCACCGCCAACTTCCTGTATCTGGGCTCTGGCTATTACGACTATGACGAGCCGCATGATGCAGGCTTCAAGCTTGACGATTTTGAAGGCCAGGTGATCCACCCGCAATTCTGGCCCGAAGACCTCGACTACACCGGCAAGAAGGTCGTCGTGATCGGATCAGGCGCGACCGCCGTCACCATCGTCCCCTCAATGGCGGATAAGGCCGCCAAGGTCACGATGCTTCAGCGCACGCCGACCTGGATGTTTGCGCGCCCAGCGAAAGACCGGATCGCAAATTTCCTGCGCAAGATCCTGCCCGATAGCGTCGCGTATTCGATCACCCGGTTCAAGAACATCAGGATGCAGGATTACGCCTTCAAGACCGCGCGCAACAAGCCGCAGAAGGTCAAGGATGCGCTCTACAAAGGGATCGAGAAGGCGCTCGGCCCAGACTATGACAGGGCATCGTTCACTCCGCCCTACAATCCGTGGGAACAGCGGCTATGCCTCGTGCCTGACGACGACCTGTTCGAAGCGATGAAGGCCGGCAAGGCCGAGGTTGTAACCGGCCACATCGACAAGTTCGAAGCGAATGGTGTGCGCCTCAAATCGGGCGAATTGCTCGAAGCCGATATCATCGTCACCGCGACCGGTCTGAAACTCGCGATTGCAGGCAAGATCGCGATCAGCGTTAACGGCGAGCCAGTCGATTTCTCGCAGCGTTATTACTACAAGGGCTGCATGTATTCGAACCTGCCGAACCTTGCGGTGGTGTTCGGATACATCAACGCAAGCTGGACGCTGCGCGCCGATATCAACTCGGACTATGTTTGCCGCGTCCTGAAAGAGATGTGCGCCCGCGGCGTCGATATCGCCAACCCGGTTCTGACGCCCGAGATGGAAGCCAATATCGAGGAAGAGGACATCTTCGCCGGCTTTTCAAGCGGCTACCTCGACCGTGCAAAGGACATCAATCCGAAGAATTCGACCGAATATCCCTGGCGCCTCAATCAGGAATACGTCCTCGACCGAAAGCGCATGGCGAGCGATCCGGTCGCAGACGGCATCCTGACATTCTCCAAGGCAGGAGCAAACGCAAAAGCGCCCGCCGAACAGCTCGAGGCGGCGGAGTAG
- a CDS encoding TonB-dependent receptor codes for MIIPLRYAASVLALASAFPAFAQDEQSEDDEETQIVVTGEGLEPALSNIVYSTIELDRETIISTGSGRLDDVLANVAGFQQFRRSDSRSANPTAQGVTLRALSGNATSRALVLLDGVPIADPFFGYIPLSAIAPETLGNIRVTRGGGSGPFGSGALAGTIELESAGLATIDGVNASLLANNRGATEATGIVAGKLGGGFAVASGRWDRGKGFFTAPEDQRVPASARAAFDSWNVAVRGVAPLSADVELQARVALFDDERTLRFDGADSSHEGQDASIRIVGRGDWGFDALAYVQARNFSNIVISSTRFTRVLDQRNTPSTGIGGKFEIRPPIAEGHDVRIGADYRRADGELFEDAFSAFTGALRESRNAGGVNSNLGFFVEDDWSIGPVVLTGGLRADHTLIEDGFFRAVDAGGALVSEVIAPDRSDWTVSWRAGASFYATRRLDLRAAAYTGLRLPTLNELYRPFVVFPVVTQANAALENERLEGFEIGLNWQPVNEVVISLTAFDNEVENAIANVTLAPNLRQRQNLPAIEAQGIEGAVTMRLGEVSFDASLAYTDAQIAGEGSSIALDGNRPPQTPEFAASATLAWEPLEGWRLASTLRHVSSQFEDDQETDVLPAATTLNLFAQVPIRGAFSLVARAENLFDETIITRNAGGAIDLGVPRTFWLGFRLGL; via the coding sequence ATGATTATCCCCTTGCGCTATGCCGCCTCCGTTCTTGCCCTTGCATCCGCTTTCCCCGCCTTCGCTCAGGATGAGCAGAGCGAAGATGACGAGGAGACGCAAATTGTCGTTACAGGCGAAGGGCTTGAGCCGGCACTGTCCAATATTGTCTATTCGACCATAGAGCTTGACCGCGAGACGATAATTTCGACAGGGTCGGGGCGGCTCGACGACGTGCTCGCCAATGTTGCAGGTTTCCAGCAGTTCCGCCGCTCGGACAGCCGTTCGGCAAATCCGACCGCGCAAGGTGTCACCTTGCGGGCCTTGAGCGGCAATGCGACGAGCCGGGCGCTGGTGCTGCTCGACGGGGTGCCGATAGCGGACCCGTTCTTTGGCTATATTCCGCTCTCCGCGATTGCGCCTGAAACGCTGGGCAATATCCGGGTGACACGCGGGGGCGGTTCTGGCCCATTCGGCTCGGGCGCGCTGGCCGGGACGATTGAACTGGAGAGCGCCGGGCTCGCCACGATTGACGGTGTGAATGCAAGCCTGCTTGCGAACAATCGCGGCGCGACCGAGGCAACCGGGATCGTGGCAGGCAAGCTGGGAGGCGGCTTCGCGGTCGCCAGCGGGCGCTGGGATCGCGGCAAAGGCTTCTTTACCGCTCCAGAGGATCAGCGCGTTCCGGCGAGTGCACGCGCGGCCTTCGACAGTTGGAACGTGGCGGTTCGCGGGGTTGCGCCGCTTAGCGCGGATGTCGAATTGCAGGCGCGCGTGGCTCTCTTTGACGATGAGCGCACACTTCGTTTCGACGGAGCGGATTCGTCACACGAGGGTCAGGACGCGAGCATTCGCATCGTGGGACGCGGTGACTGGGGCTTCGACGCGCTTGCCTATGTTCAGGCGCGCAATTTCTCGAACATTGTCATTTCCTCGACCCGCTTCACCCGCGTGCTCGACCAGCGAAACACACCCTCCACTGGCATTGGCGGCAAATTCGAGATCCGTCCTCCGATTGCCGAAGGGCACGATGTGCGTATCGGAGCCGATTATCGCCGTGCGGATGGCGAATTGTTCGAAGACGCTTTCAGTGCCTTCACAGGAGCCTTGCGTGAGAGCCGCAATGCGGGCGGGGTGAACAGCAATCTGGGGTTCTTTGTCGAAGATGACTGGTCGATCGGCCCGGTTGTGCTGACCGGCGGCCTGCGCGCCGATCACACGCTGATCGAAGACGGCTTCTTCCGCGCGGTCGATGCGGGCGGCGCCTTGGTGAGCGAGGTGATCGCCCCTGACCGATCCGACTGGACGGTTAGCTGGCGTGCGGGCGCTTCCTTCTATGCCACGCGCCGTCTCGACCTGCGCGCAGCGGCTTACACCGGGCTTCGCCTGCCTACACTCAACGAACTTTACCGGCCGTTCGTAGTATTCCCGGTCGTGACACAGGCCAATGCCGCGCTTGAGAATGAGCGGCTTGAGGGTTTTGAGATCGGCCTTAACTGGCAGCCCGTGAACGAGGTCGTGATCTCGCTTACGGCTTTCGACAACGAGGTCGAGAACGCGATTGCCAATGTGACGCTCGCTCCGAACCTGCGCCAGCGCCAGAACCTGCCCGCTATTGAGGCGCAGGGGATCGAGGGCGCAGTTACTATGCGACTTGGTGAGGTGAGCTTCGATGCATCGCTGGCCTACACCGATGCACAGATCGCAGGCGAGGGCAGCTCGATCGCGCTCGATGGCAACCGCCCGCCACAAACGCCAGAATTCGCCGCCTCGGCAACGCTGGCGTGGGAGCCGCTGGAAGGCTGGCGGCTTGCGAGCACCTTGCGCCATGTCAGTTCGCAATTCGAGGACGACCAGGAAACCGACGTGCTGCCCGCAGCGACCACGCTCAATCTGTTTGCGCAAGTTCCGATTAGGGGAGCGTTCTCTCTGGTCGCGCGGGCGGAAAATCTGTTCGACGAAACCATCATTACGCGCAATGCCGGCGGCGCAATCGACCTCGGCGTGCCTCGCACGTTCTGGCTCGGCTTCCGATTAGGATTGTAA
- a CDS encoding TonB-dependent receptor, with protein MTRKLAAYAAGLMACSAITAPAFAQDNEAQAGPAPQADDSVIIVTATRRAQDVQDIPIAVTAISPQALDNQGVDNIREVTDLAPSFTSSQAQIASGSVVLRIRGVGTTSNNIGFESAVGIFIDGAYQSRPGVALNEFVDIERVEVLRGPQGTLFGRNTSAGALNITTKRPELDAFGGFVNAGYGNFDEISLQGAVNVPLVQDSLALRVTGAYRKRDGFLDIVDDTGTVIGDTNDVDQYLVRAQLGFEGDSGLRGRLIADFSNSTSSCCGAVELYQAPAVTNGAYAAVGLGANGGNGQPLVSTNPFGQSEFREILQNRVVSANFAPQADIDNYGLTGEVEFPLSDSADLIFIGSYRKFENEEFYDSDFTANDIFNVGIDGEIETWTAELRVQGEAMGGALNYMIGGFFADEQIDSTTTFLLGSEYDANTGALFGGLAGPAPIQLFTGVDPNGTRTLNRFQQDAQSYAIFTNNTLEIADGLELTLGLRYIWEEKSGGFTQTETNNQICPATLAATAAGAIPAPLQGGLFALGCFGFAAPADLPQAAVLPLVRTFQENFDDEELIYTARLGYEFANAPINIYASFTHGIKAGGINLDTTAALNGVSAQFLSEEVDAYEIGFKSRLIDDALTLNIAAFYEEFQNFQVLEFTGLAFETFNVPLAESQGVEIESLFRVSPELSVTASATILDASYPDDCAGAQTNVLSVAALCGFDLTNAPSVIAIMGANYEQPIGNGMEFFFAGQVRIEGDQRTSTQALDTAAIASGSFIADNGGLQGAIAAARENGLIIGDIQDGQEFVNVRAGLRFNDGAYSIEGFVNNLTDNVVRGVTFNTTLRGTGGFNSRSRSAFSLQPRTYGVVVRAKF; from the coding sequence ATGACACGTAAGCTTGCAGCCTACGCTGCTGGCCTGATGGCCTGCAGTGCAATCACCGCACCCGCATTCGCTCAAGACAATGAGGCACAAGCAGGTCCAGCACCGCAGGCTGATGACAGTGTCATCATCGTGACGGCAACACGCCGTGCACAGGACGTTCAGGACATTCCTATCGCTGTGACGGCGATCTCGCCTCAGGCGCTCGATAACCAGGGTGTCGACAACATTCGCGAAGTCACAGACCTTGCGCCAAGCTTCACGTCCAGTCAGGCACAGATTGCCTCGGGCTCGGTGGTGTTGCGTATCCGCGGCGTCGGTACGACATCGAACAATATCGGGTTTGAAAGCGCGGTCGGCATCTTCATTGACGGTGCTTACCAGTCGCGTCCCGGCGTGGCGCTCAACGAGTTTGTCGATATCGAACGGGTCGAGGTTCTGCGCGGTCCACAAGGCACGCTGTTCGGCCGCAATACGTCGGCTGGCGCACTCAACATCACCACCAAGCGTCCCGAGCTTGATGCATTTGGCGGTTTTGTGAATGCCGGTTACGGCAATTTCGACGAAATCAGTTTGCAGGGCGCGGTGAACGTACCGCTTGTCCAAGACTCGCTGGCCCTGCGTGTCACTGGCGCATATCGCAAGCGCGATGGCTTCCTGGATATCGTAGACGATACCGGAACGGTTATTGGCGATACGAACGACGTCGATCAGTATCTGGTGCGCGCGCAACTTGGCTTTGAGGGCGACAGTGGTCTGCGAGGCCGGTTGATAGCCGATTTCTCGAACTCGACATCGAGCTGCTGCGGAGCGGTCGAACTGTATCAGGCACCGGCAGTAACCAACGGGGCATACGCTGCGGTCGGCCTCGGCGCGAATGGCGGCAATGGCCAGCCTCTCGTTTCCACCAACCCTTTTGGACAGTCTGAATTCCGCGAGATCCTGCAAAACCGGGTGGTTTCCGCAAACTTTGCGCCCCAGGCCGACATCGACAATTATGGCCTTACCGGCGAAGTCGAGTTTCCGCTCTCCGATAGCGCGGATCTGATCTTCATTGGTTCCTACCGCAAGTTCGAGAACGAAGAGTTTTACGACTCCGATTTTACGGCAAACGACATCTTTAATGTCGGCATCGACGGCGAAATCGAAACCTGGACGGCAGAACTGCGTGTTCAGGGTGAAGCCATGGGTGGCGCACTCAATTATATGATCGGTGGGTTTTTCGCCGATGAACAGATCGATTCAACCACGACCTTCCTTCTTGGATCGGAATACGATGCTAACACGGGCGCATTGTTCGGTGGTCTGGCCGGCCCGGCGCCGATCCAGCTGTTCACCGGGGTTGATCCCAATGGAACGCGCACGCTCAACCGTTTTCAGCAAGATGCGCAGAGCTACGCGATCTTCACCAACAACACGCTTGAAATCGCCGATGGCCTGGAACTGACCCTTGGCCTGCGCTACATCTGGGAAGAGAAATCGGGCGGCTTTACGCAGACCGAGACCAACAACCAGATCTGTCCGGCAACGCTTGCCGCTACGGCTGCCGGTGCGATCCCCGCACCCTTGCAGGGAGGTCTGTTTGCACTTGGTTGCTTCGGCTTTGCCGCACCCGCGGATCTTCCGCAGGCAGCCGTGCTTCCGCTCGTGCGGACCTTCCAGGAAAACTTCGATGATGAAGAGCTGATCTACACGGCTCGCTTGGGCTACGAATTCGCGAACGCCCCAATTAACATCTACGCAAGCTTCACGCACGGTATCAAGGCAGGGGGCATCAATCTCGATACCACCGCTGCATTGAACGGGGTCAGCGCTCAGTTCCTTTCCGAAGAGGTTGACGCCTACGAAATCGGTTTCAAGAGCCGTCTGATCGACGATGCGCTGACGCTCAACATTGCTGCGTTCTACGAAGAATTTCAAAACTTCCAGGTTCTGGAATTCACCGGCTTGGCATTCGAGACGTTCAACGTTCCTCTGGCCGAATCCCAGGGGGTCGAGATTGAAAGCCTCTTCCGCGTCAGCCCCGAACTGTCGGTCACCGCATCGGCGACCATCCTTGATGCAAGTTACCCGGACGATTGCGCTGGCGCGCAGACCAATGTCCTCTCGGTGGCTGCGCTGTGCGGGTTCGATCTTACGAACGCGCCGAGCGTAATCGCGATCATGGGGGCCAATTACGAGCAGCCGATCGGTAATGGCATGGAGTTCTTCTTCGCTGGTCAGGTCCGGATCGAAGGCGACCAGCGCACATCGACACAGGCGCTGGATACGGCGGCCATCGCAAGCGGTTCGTTCATCGCGGATAATGGCGGCTTGCAGGGGGCTATCGCGGCCGCTCGCGAAAACGGGCTTATCATCGGCGATATCCAGGATGGGCAGGAATTCGTCAACGTTCGCGCTGGTTTGCGTTTCAACGACGGCGCCTATTCCATCGAAGGGTTTGTCAACAATCTGACCGACAACGTCGTGCGCGGTGTGACTTTCAACACCACGCTTCGTGGCACGGGCGGTTTCAATTCGCGCTCGCGTTCGGCGTTCTCGCTCCAGCCTCGCACTTACGGTGTGGTGGTTCGCGCAAAGTTCTAG